DNA sequence from the Prunus dulcis unplaced genomic scaffold, ALMONDv2, whole genome shotgun sequence genome:
TTGACCTTTACGGATGGCTTAACTGATCTAATTAGAAGTACATCGCTAACAGGTTTGCTTGAAATACGGCTTTCAAATTTAGAGCAGAGCGACTTATCAAATTTAGAATCTTTCTGCGGTGTGCTCTGTTTACTATTCTTTCGTACTCTCTTCTCTTTACCACGCGATAGGTCAGCGAAGCGTGAGCGGGCGCGGAGAAGGAAACGCCAAACACTTCGGCCTAACGGGAATGAGCAACGACGAAATGACAAGATGAGGTACTCCGGGCACCCCCATTTAGAAAGAAGGGTCGAAGGTTTTGGGCCTGAGGTTTTCCCCGTCCCCCCTTCGTCGAGTGGTGCTTGTGTGAGGGTCGACGAAGTTAAGGAAATCGAGCTTGGAGCTCTCGCCTTACCAACGAGCCGACAGCCGATGGCTGTTGGTCACGACTACTACCAAAAAGCTCCAATGAAGATGAATATTTCACATGGAGAAGTGTGCATCTGTATGTTGGGTGTTCTTCTGTCGTGCGACCCGGCGGCTTATGTGCGACCTGTGGCCCACGCCTCCTATTTGTTCAGGGCGGGCGGCGTGAACTCTGATTCGATCCGGGTATTCAATCCTGCCGCTGAGATGCTCAGTTGACTCCTTAACCTTGATATGAAGATGGCTTATTCAATAATTCGTGCATAAGGGTAAGGAACTTTGGATGAACTAATGCGAATGGGTGTAAACCTCGCTGCTCAGAAACACCCAGTGCTGACCACACTGAGAGACACGAAAGCGCAGGTAACGTCAGTTGGCGAAGTGACGTTAAGCATCCCTAGCGGTACGAAAAGAGAGGTCGTGATGATATCATCTACGTCCGTACCGCTCCTCGTGGAGTAGATCCCGCATCCAACCAAGTCTTTGACCAGGGAACGGGAGAATTCCCACTACCGCTGGCAGGCCAGCCGGGCCGTGAGCGCGGTGGGAACGGGCTTCCCAAAAAGCCAGCCCCGGCCCGGCCCGGGGTCAGCATAGAATGAAGGGGA
Encoded proteins:
- the LOC117613747 gene encoding cytochrome c biogenesis CcmF C-terminal-like mitochondrial protein, whose translation is MNRKPALKKERHNNKGLVAGTDGDEGYRLSVDAEPTSSVEQRLLEIRLSNLEQSDLSNLESFCGVLCLLFFRTLFSLPRDRSAKRERARRRKRQTLRPNGNEQRRNDKMRYSGHPHLERRVEGFGPEVFPVPPSSSGACVRVDEVKEIELGALALPTSRQPMAVGHDYYQKAPMKMNISHGEVCICMLGVLLSCDPAAYVRPVAHASYLFRAGGVNSDSIRVFNPAAEMLS